A window of Roseovarius sp. THAF27 contains these coding sequences:
- a CDS encoding magnesium chelatase subunit H: MRDDAMIIRPYKVVILTLDSHAAGPCERAALNLGMDFPGLELKVHAAAEWGESDAALAAARADIATGDILIANLLFLEDHINAILPDLEARREDCDALAGIIADAKIVRLTRMGTLDMQAPESGTRKLMKKLRGQTKQNVDSGAKKMKMLRRLPRILKLIPGKAQDLRAWFLVMQYWLGASDENVEGLIRFLISRYCRHDDWRGARVALPVEYPDTGLYHPDLPDRITTDPADLPGHIPGAPTVGLLMMRSYVLSGDTAHYDGVIRTLHARGLNVLPAFAGGLDGRPAIDAFFRTERGPRIDALVSLTGFSLVGGPAYNDNDAAISVLKDLDLPYIAAHPLEFQTLGQWAASPQGLGPIETTMLIALPELDGATCPTVFAGRHGPEGCDGCRHKCRAAPDAKSMAPCPERIDSLVEKTERLIRLRRRKLDEKKVAIVLFGFPPNAGAVGTAAYLSVFESLHNTMLEMQAQGYDIEVPETVDALRAAVLQGNAAQYGQEANVAAHVSADSIVANTPHLSEIEEVWGPAPGKVQSDGRGVFVLGQDFGNIFVGVQPAFGYEGDPMRLLFERGFAPTHAFVQFYQWLRDTYQADAILHFGMHGALEFMPGKQAGLGPRDWPDRLIGEMPNIYLYAANNPSEASLAKRRSGAITISHLTPPLATAGLNKGLAELKDSLTRWRATRPGASERADLESLIAEQAEAVDLGDTGPETLWLKLLETEDALIPEGLHVVGRPMSDTARAEYLDLMADADAETRATADKHLRESTEIPAILHALAGGYTAPVHGGDLIRSPDILPTGRNIHAFDPFRMPSEFACRQGASQAQLLLDTHKTLPRTVAIVLWGSDNIKSDGSQLAQALALMGATPRFDSFGRLCGADLIPLAELGRPRIDVIMTLSGIFRDLLPLQTKLLAEAALKAAQADEPVEQNFIRAHALAYAEKIGCDLQTAALRVFSNAEGAYGSNVNMMVDSSAFDDEDELADAYLSRKSFAYGVDGKAAANDKLLQTALGDVELAYQNLESVELGVTTVDHYFDTLGGISRAVKRARGGEEAAIYISDTTRGAGKVRTLADQVSLESRSRALNPKFHEALLQHGAEGVRQIESAFTNTMGWSATTGQVEPWVYQRLSETFILDADMRQRLADLNPTASSRMANRLLEAHDRSYWQPDEDTLSALRNAADSLEDHLEGVAAE, from the coding sequence ATGCGCGATGACGCCATGATAATCCGGCCTTACAAGGTCGTGATCCTGACGCTGGACAGCCACGCGGCCGGCCCCTGCGAACGCGCGGCGCTGAACCTAGGCATGGATTTCCCGGGGCTGGAACTCAAGGTTCATGCCGCCGCCGAATGGGGTGAAAGCGACGCCGCCCTGGCCGCCGCCCGCGCCGATATCGCCACGGGCGACATCCTCATCGCCAACCTTCTCTTCCTCGAGGACCACATCAACGCGATCCTGCCCGACCTCGAGGCGCGGCGAGAGGACTGCGACGCGCTGGCGGGCATCATCGCCGACGCCAAGATCGTGCGCCTGACGCGCATGGGCACGCTCGACATGCAAGCGCCCGAATCCGGCACCCGCAAGCTGATGAAAAAGCTGCGCGGCCAGACCAAGCAAAATGTCGACAGCGGCGCCAAGAAGATGAAGATGCTGCGCCGCCTGCCGCGCATCCTCAAGCTGATCCCCGGCAAGGCGCAGGACCTGCGCGCGTGGTTCCTGGTGATGCAATACTGGCTGGGCGCGTCCGACGAGAACGTCGAGGGGCTGATCCGTTTCCTCATTTCGCGCTACTGCCGTCACGACGACTGGCGCGGCGCGCGCGTGGCCCTGCCGGTGGAGTATCCCGATACCGGGCTTTATCATCCCGACCTGCCCGACCGCATCACCACCGACCCCGCCGACCTGCCCGGCCACATACCCGGCGCGCCCACCGTGGGCCTTCTGATGATGCGCTCCTACGTGCTGTCGGGCGACACCGCGCATTACGACGGCGTCATCCGCACACTTCACGCCCGAGGGCTCAATGTCCTGCCCGCCTTCGCCGGCGGTCTCGACGGGCGCCCGGCCATCGACGCGTTCTTCCGCACCGAGCGTGGCCCCAGGATAGACGCGCTGGTGTCGCTGACCGGCTTCAGCCTCGTCGGCGGCCCCGCCTATAATGACAACGACGCGGCCATTTCCGTGCTCAAGGACCTCGATCTGCCCTACATCGCCGCCCACCCTCTGGAATTCCAGACGCTGGGCCAATGGGCGGCCTCGCCCCAGGGCCTCGGCCCGATCGAAACCACGATGCTGATCGCCCTGCCGGAACTCGACGGCGCGACCTGCCCCACCGTTTTCGCCGGCCGTCACGGCCCCGAGGGCTGCGACGGCTGCCGTCACAAATGCCGTGCCGCGCCCGACGCCAAGTCCATGGCCCCCTGCCCAGAGCGCATCGACAGCCTGGTCGAAAAGACCGAGCGCCTGATCCGCCTGCGGCGCCGCAAGCTGGACGAGAAAAAAGTCGCCATCGTGCTTTTCGGCTTCCCGCCAAACGCGGGCGCCGTGGGCACCGCAGCCTATCTGTCCGTGTTCGAGAGCCTGCACAACACCATGCTGGAAATGCAGGCCCAGGGCTACGACATCGAGGTCCCTGAGACCGTCGACGCCCTGCGCGCCGCCGTCCTGCAAGGCAACGCCGCCCAATACGGGCAGGAGGCCAATGTCGCCGCCCATGTCAGCGCCGACAGCATCGTGGCAAACACGCCCCACCTTTCCGAGATCGAAGAGGTCTGGGGCCCCGCCCCCGGCAAGGTGCAATCGGACGGGCGCGGCGTCTTCGTTCTGGGGCAGGACTTCGGCAACATCTTCGTCGGCGTCCAGCCCGCCTTCGGCTATGAAGGCGACCCGATGCGTCTGCTGTTCGAGCGCGGCTTCGCGCCCACCCACGCTTTCGTGCAATTCTACCAATGGCTGCGCGACACCTACCAGGCCGATGCGATCCTGCATTTCGGAATGCACGGCGCGCTGGAATTCATGCCGGGCAAACAGGCCGGTCTCGGCCCCCGCGACTGGCCCGACCGCCTGATCGGCGAGATGCCCAACATCTACCTCTACGCCGCCAACAACCCGTCCGAGGCCTCGCTCGCGAAACGCCGCTCCGGCGCCATTACCATTTCGCACCTCACCCCGCCCCTGGCCACCGCCGGTCTCAACAAGGGCCTGGCCGAATTGAAAGACAGCCTGACCCGCTGGCGCGCCACCCGCCCCGGCGCGTCTGAGCGCGCCGATCTTGAATCGCTCATCGCCGAACAGGCCGAGGCTGTGGACCTGGGCGACACCGGCCCCGAAACGCTCTGGCTCAAGCTGCTGGAGACCGAGGACGCACTGATCCCCGAGGGCCTGCACGTGGTGGGCCGGCCCATGTCCGACACGGCCCGCGCCGAGTATCTCGATCTGATGGCCGACGCCGATGCCGAGACCCGTGCCACCGCCGACAAGCACCTGCGGGAAAGCACCGAGATCCCTGCCATCCTGCACGCGCTGGCAGGCGGTTACACCGCGCCTGTGCATGGCGGCGACCTCATCCGCTCGCCCGATATCCTGCCCACGGGCCGCAATATCCACGCGTTCGATCCGTTCCGCATGCCCTCGGAATTCGCCTGCCGCCAAGGCGCGTCCCAGGCGCAGCTTCTGCTGGACACGCACAAGACCCTGCCTCGCACCGTGGCGATCGTCCTCTGGGGCTCCGACAACATCAAATCCGACGGCTCGCAACTGGCGCAGGCGCTGGCGCTCATGGGCGCCACTCCCCGCTTCGACAGTTTCGGCCGCCTCTGCGGTGCGGACCTGATCCCACTTGCCGAACTGGGCCGTCCCCGCATCGACGTCATCATGACCCTCTCGGGCATCTTCCGCGACCTTCTGCCCCTGCAAACCAAGCTTCTGGCCGAAGCCGCGCTCAAGGCCGCGCAGGCCGACGAGCCGGTCGAACAGAATTTCATCCGCGCCCACGCGCTGGCCTATGCGGAAAAGATCGGCTGCGACCTGCAAACCGCCGCCCTGCGCGTCTTCTCCAATGCCGAGGGCGCCTATGGCTCGAACGTCAACATGATGGTCGACAGTTCCGCCTTTGATGACGAAGACGAACTGGCCGACGCCTACCTGTCGCGCAAATCCTTCGCATACGGTGTCGACGGCAAGGCTGCGGCCAACGACAAGCTGCTGCAAACCGCGCTCGGCGACGTGGAACTGGCCTATCAGAACCTCGAGTCGGTCGAACTGGGCGTCACCACCGTCGACCATTATTTCGACACGCTGGGCGGCATCTCCCGCGCGGTGAAACGCGCCCGCGGCGGCGAAGAGGCGGCGATCTACATCTCCGACACCACGCGCGGTGCGGGCAAGGTGCGCACGCTGGCCGACCAGGTCTCGCTGGAATCCCGCTCGCGCGCCCTGAACCCCAAGTTCCACGAGGCGCTCTTGCAACACGGCGCCGAAGGTGTACGCCAGATCGAAAGCGCCTTCACCAACACGATGGGTTGGTCCGCCACCACCGGACAGGTCGAACCGTGGGTCTACCAGCGCCTCAGCGAGACCTTCATCCTTGACGCGGACATGCGCCAGCGCTTGGCGGATCTCAACCCGACCGCCTCCTCGCGCATGGCCAACCGCCTGCTCGAAGCGCATGACCGTTCCTATTGGCAGCCCGATGAGGACACCCTCTCGGCCCTGCGCAACGCCGCGGACTCCCTCGAAGATCATCTCGAAGGAGTCGCCGCAGAATGA
- the bchL gene encoding ferredoxin:protochlorophyllide reductase (ATP-dependent) iron-sulfur ATP-binding protein — protein MSPRDDIPALRGQDGEGSVQVHQDPSMKIEGAKVFSVYGKGGIGKSTTSSNLSAAFAKMGKRVLQIGCDPKHDSTFTLTGRLQPTVIDILKEVDFHPEELRPEDFVADGWGGVKCVEAGGPPAGTGCGGYVVGQTVKLLKQHHMLEDTDVVIFDVLGDVVCGGFAAPLQHADRAVIVTANDFDSIYAMNRIIAAVQAKSANYKVRLAGCVANRSRETNEVDRYCEKVGFNRIAHMPDYDAIRRSRLKKKTLFEMPDEEDIVMARKEYVQLAETLWRGTEPLAPAPMEDRDIFELLGFD, from the coding sequence ATGAGCCCTCGCGACGACATTCCGGCCCTCCGGGGCCAAGACGGCGAAGGATCGGTTCAGGTTCACCAGGACCCATCGATGAAGATCGAAGGAGCCAAGGTCTTTTCGGTCTACGGCAAGGGCGGGATCGGCAAATCGACCACGTCCTCGAACCTGTCGGCCGCCTTCGCCAAGATGGGCAAGCGCGTGCTGCAGATCGGCTGCGACCCCAAGCATGACAGCACCTTCACCCTGACGGGCCGCTTGCAGCCCACGGTGATCGATATCCTGAAAGAGGTCGATTTCCATCCCGAGGAACTGCGCCCCGAGGATTTCGTGGCCGATGGCTGGGGCGGCGTGAAATGCGTCGAGGCAGGCGGGCCTCCCGCGGGCACCGGCTGCGGCGGCTATGTCGTGGGCCAGACCGTCAAGCTGCTGAAACAGCACCATATGCTGGAAGACACTGACGTGGTGATCTTCGACGTGCTGGGCGACGTGGTCTGCGGCGGTTTCGCGGCTCCGCTTCAACACGCCGACCGCGCGGTGATCGTCACCGCCAACGATTTCGACAGCATCTACGCCATGAACCGCATCATCGCCGCGGTGCAGGCCAAGTCGGCCAACTACAAGGTCCGGCTGGCGGGCTGCGTCGCCAACCGCTCGCGCGAGACGAACGAGGTCGACCGCTATTGCGAGAAGGTCGGCTTCAACCGGATCGCGCACATGCCCGACTATGACGCTATCCGCCGCTCGCGCCTGAAGAAGAAAACCCTGTTCGAGATGCCCGACGAGGAAGACATCGTCATGGCCCGCAAGGAATATGTCCAACTGGCCGAAACCCTCTGGCGCGGAACCGAACCTCTGGCCCCCGCCCCGATGGAAGACCGCGATATCTTCGAGCTTTTGGGATTCGATTGA
- the bchM gene encoding magnesium protoporphyrin IX methyltransferase, whose protein sequence is MTYDRTLTRVETYFDKTATRTWEALTSDAPVSKIRETVRRGRDAMREQMLSRLPNDLRGARILDAGCGTGAMTTELAARGAAVVAVDISPSLVGIAQRRLPETLAHRVTFHAGDMLDAGLGRFDHVLAMDSLIYYRDADIARSLATLMARTSGRIVFTVAPRTPLLMGMWYAGKLFPRSDRSPTMIPHSPARLARAYARTEGTGTLAPLQRVTSGFYISHAMEVTQ, encoded by the coding sequence ATGACCTACGACCGCACATTGACCCGGGTCGAAACCTATTTCGACAAGACCGCCACCCGCACGTGGGAGGCGCTGACCAGTGATGCGCCGGTCTCTAAGATCCGGGAAACCGTGCGGCGTGGGCGGGACGCAATGCGCGAACAGATGCTGTCGCGCCTGCCCAATGATCTGCGCGGCGCGCGCATCCTCGATGCGGGCTGCGGCACGGGCGCCATGACCACCGAACTTGCCGCGCGCGGGGCCGCCGTGGTGGCGGTCGACATTTCGCCGTCGCTCGTGGGCATAGCCCAACGCCGGTTGCCCGAAACGCTGGCCCACCGCGTGACCTTCCACGCGGGCGACATGCTGGATGCGGGGCTAGGCCGGTTCGACCACGTTCTGGCGATGGACAGCCTGATCTACTACCGCGACGCCGATATCGCCCGGTCGCTCGCGACGCTCATGGCGCGCACCTCGGGCCGGATCGTCTTTACCGTCGCCCCACGCACGCCGCTCCTGATGGGCATGTGGTACGCCGGCAAGCTCTTTCCGCGCTCCGACCGGTCGCCCACCATGATCCCGCACAGCCCCGCGCGGCTGGCGCGCGCCTATGCACGGACCGAAGGCACCGGCACCCTGGCCCCGCTCCAGCGCGTGACCTCGGGCTTCTACATTTCCCACGCGATGGAGGTCACACAGTGA
- a CDS encoding MFS transporter codes for MGELLRLSLFQVSVGMATVMLLGTLNRVMIVELSVPATIVAVMIALPVLIAPFRTLLGFRSDTYRSAIGWKRVPYLWFGSLWQMGGLAVMPFALLVLSGNTVHDVPFAGEVLAALAFLMTGLGLHMTQTAGLALATDRADEKTRPRVVALLYVMFLLGMGISAIVIGWLLRDFSELALIRVVQGAALAGIVLNLIALWKQEKMAPMTRAERAAPRPRFSAAWADLMSGGQAGRLLAVVFIGTMAFNMQDVLLEPYGGEILGLSVSSTTLLTALWAAGALAGFVWTGRSLAQGRNAHRLAALGVLIGIAAFAIVVFAAPMNSTALFFAGACLIGLGGGVFAVSTLTAAMTITTKGKAGHGLALGAWGAAQATAAGLAIAFGGGIRDAVNAAATSGAWGEVLNTPATGYTFVYHTEIALLFVTLAVIGPLVRNPRAATHSTPSEAARIGLADFPT; via the coding sequence ATGGGCGAGCTTCTACGGCTTTCGCTCTTCCAGGTTTCGGTCGGCATGGCCACCGTCATGCTGCTCGGCACGCTCAACCGCGTGATGATCGTCGAACTTTCCGTCCCGGCCACCATCGTGGCCGTGATGATCGCCCTGCCCGTCCTGATCGCCCCCTTCCGCACGCTTCTAGGCTTCCGCTCGGATACCTACCGCAGCGCCATCGGCTGGAAGCGCGTGCCCTACCTCTGGTTCGGCTCGCTCTGGCAGATGGGCGGGCTGGCGGTGATGCCCTTTGCCCTGCTGGTCCTGTCGGGTAATACGGTCCACGACGTGCCCTTCGCGGGCGAGGTGCTGGCGGCACTCGCCTTCCTGATGACCGGCCTCGGCCTGCACATGACTCAAACCGCCGGTCTGGCCCTCGCCACCGACCGCGCCGACGAGAAAACCCGTCCGCGCGTCGTGGCCCTGCTTTACGTGATGTTCCTGCTGGGTATGGGCATTTCTGCCATCGTCATCGGCTGGCTGCTACGCGACTTCAGTGAACTGGCACTCATTCGCGTGGTACAAGGCGCGGCGCTTGCAGGTATCGTCCTCAACCTCATCGCGCTGTGGAAACAGGAAAAGATGGCGCCGATGACACGCGCGGAACGCGCCGCCCCCCGCCCCCGCTTTTCCGCTGCCTGGGCCGACCTGATGTCGGGCGGACAGGCCGGACGCCTTCTGGCGGTGGTGTTCATCGGCACCATGGCCTTCAACATGCAGGACGTCCTGCTGGAGCCCTATGGCGGCGAGATCCTGGGCCTCTCGGTGTCGTCCACCACGCTTCTGACCGCGCTCTGGGCCGCGGGCGCGCTGGCTGGTTTCGTCTGGACCGGGCGCTCATTGGCGCAGGGGCGTAACGCGCACCGGCTGGCCGCACTCGGCGTGCTGATCGGCATCGCAGCCTTCGCCATCGTCGTCTTCGCCGCGCCGATGAACTCGACCGCCCTGTTCTTTGCCGGGGCCTGCCTGATCGGGCTGGGTGGCGGCGTCTTCGCCGTCTCGACCCTGACGGCCGCCATGACGATTACCACGAAGGGCAAAGCCGGCCACGGCCTTGCGCTCGGTGCCTGGGGCGCCGCGCAGGCCACAGCGGCAGGGCTCGCTATCGCCTTCGGCGGCGGCATCCGCGACGCGGTCAACGCTGCCGCGACCTCCGGCGCCTGGGGCGAGGTGCTGAACACGCCCGCCACCGGCTATACCTTTGTCTATCACACCGAAATCGCCCTTCTCTTCGTCACGCTCGCCGTGATCGGGCCATTGGTGCGCAACCCGCGCGCCGCCACCCATTCCACCCCATCGGAGGCGGCCCGCATCGGCCTGGCCGACTTCCCGACATGA
- the puhA gene encoding photosynthetic reaction center subunit H: protein MSNAFFANFDLASLSIWLFWIFFAGLIIYIQRENMREGYPLEDDDGNLSANQGPFPIPGDKTFILPHGRGELTVPSGQRPDRQNVALQKTAAGNGFPFEPTGDPLADGVGPASWANREDVPELDGHGHPKIVPMSANEHFHVAAGRDPRGLPVVAGDGEVVGMITDLWVDEPEQLVRYLEIELDAAHGAGKRLVPMTLTRIKSNHVKVLKLYGKHFAGVPKHASPNQVTKLEEDKISAYYGGGTIYADDARLNPKLG from the coding sequence ATGAGTAACGCTTTCTTCGCCAATTTCGATCTTGCCAGTCTTTCGATCTGGCTGTTCTGGATCTTCTTCGCCGGGCTGATCATCTACATCCAGCGCGAGAACATGCGCGAGGGCTACCCGCTCGAGGATGATGACGGCAACCTGTCCGCCAACCAGGGGCCCTTCCCGATCCCCGGCGACAAGACCTTCATCCTGCCCCATGGCCGGGGTGAGCTGACGGTGCCCTCGGGCCAACGCCCCGACCGGCAGAACGTGGCGCTGCAAAAAACCGCAGCGGGCAACGGGTTTCCGTTCGAGCCCACGGGCGACCCGCTTGCCGATGGCGTCGGCCCGGCCTCCTGGGCCAACCGCGAGGACGTGCCGGAACTGGACGGTCACGGCCACCCCAAGATCGTGCCGATGTCGGCCAACGAACACTTCCACGTGGCTGCGGGCCGTGACCCGCGCGGCCTGCCCGTCGTGGCCGGCGACGGCGAGGTCGTGGGCATGATCACCGACCTTTGGGTCGACGAGCCCGAACAGCTGGTGCGCTATCTCGAGATCGAACTCGACGCCGCGCATGGCGCGGGCAAGCGGCTGGTGCCGATGACGCTCACCCGGATCAAGAGCAACCACGTCAAGGTGCTCAAGCTCTACGGCAAACACTTCGCCGGCGTGCCGAAACATGCCTCGCCCAATCAGGTGACCAAGCTCGAGGAAGACAAGATCTCGGCCTATTACGGCGGCGGCACGATCTATGCCGACGACGCCCGCCTCAACCCCAAGCTGGGCTGA
- the puhB gene encoding photosynthetic complex putative assembly protein PuhB yields the protein MPHDDFHVEPVPGLPERPPEGEQILWQGRPNWWALTVQSLNLYWVVGYFVVLFAWRFVTLFDQVGMAHAFRVSFPFLLIGAVAAALLLLIGYVQARATVYTITNRRVAMRVGAALTVTLNLPFSRIASADLALRRSGNGTIALDLMDPPPLSYLTCWPHVRPWHVRKPQPALRSIDDAARIARLIAETAEAQLNAPKLARTPTAADTGADDIAPGAVPAE from the coding sequence ATGCCCCATGACGACTTTCACGTGGAACCGGTGCCCGGCCTGCCCGAACGCCCGCCCGAGGGCGAGCAGATCCTGTGGCAGGGCCGGCCCAACTGGTGGGCACTGACGGTTCAGTCGCTCAACCTCTACTGGGTGGTGGGCTACTTCGTCGTCCTCTTCGCCTGGCGCTTCGTCACCCTGTTCGACCAGGTCGGCATGGCCCACGCCTTCCGGGTGTCCTTCCCGTTCCTGCTCATCGGCGCGGTGGCCGCGGCGCTCCTGCTTCTGATCGGCTACGTGCAGGCCCGCGCCACCGTCTACACCATCACCAACCGGCGCGTGGCGATGCGCGTCGGCGCGGCGCTGACCGTCACGCTGAATCTGCCCTTCAGCCGCATCGCCAGCGCGGACCTGGCGCTGCGCCGCTCGGGCAACGGCACCATCGCACTCGACCTGATGGACCCGCCGCCGCTCAGCTACCTGACCTGCTGGCCGCATGTCCGCCCGTGGCACGTGCGCAAGCCGCAGCCCGCGCTGCGGTCCATAGACGACGCGGCCCGCATCGCGCGCCTCATTGCCGAGACGGCCGAGGCGCAGTTGAACGCTCCCAAGCTGGCCCGCACACCGACCGCCGCCGACACCGGCGCGGATGACATCGCCCCCGGCGCCGTGCCGGCGGAATGA
- the puhC gene encoding photosynthetic complex assembly protein PuhC: protein MAQTDNIHATDRSAHDKELVPRVLVFAVCTFVLIVLALVTWSRLSGQPVTYTPPTGAITHERTFHLSGDMSGSATVTELDGTLIADLNPKEGGFISGVWRVIQRERTKHRVALTGPLTLVRYDNGRIAIHDPSTGWNADLMGFGIDNAKAFARLLAQ, encoded by the coding sequence ATGGCCCAGACCGACAATATCCACGCCACCGACCGCAGCGCACATGACAAGGAACTTGTCCCGCGCGTGCTGGTCTTCGCGGTCTGCACCTTCGTGCTGATCGTGCTGGCGCTGGTGACATGGTCGCGCCTGTCGGGCCAGCCGGTCACCTATACGCCGCCCACCGGCGCGATCACGCACGAACGCACGTTCCACCTGTCGGGCGACATGTCCGGCAGCGCCACCGTGACCGAACTGGACGGCACGCTCATCGCCGACCTGAACCCGAAAGAGGGCGGGTTCATCTCGGGCGTCTGGAGGGTGATCCAGCGCGAGCGCACCAAACACCGCGTGGCCCTGACAGGCCCGCTGACACTCGTCCGCTACGACAACGGACGCATCGCGATCCACGACCCGTCCACGGGCTGGAATGCCGACCTCATGGGGTTCGGCATCGACAACGCCAAGGCCTTTGCAAGGCTCCTGGCACAATAG
- the acsF gene encoding magnesium-protoporphyrin IX monomethyl ester (oxidative) cyclase, with amino-acid sequence MNAHTGKHTADATTVEEGLAIAEAQDRQYNDEMATETAMANTLLTPRFYTTDFDELDAIDVSSVRADWDKLIDQMEADPNKGHFKKNEDWDHVDWDGMDPALKKEFIDFLISSCTAEFSGCVLYKEMKRRGNNRDITQLFQLMARDEARHAGFINDALREAGLRVNLGFLTQKKKYTYFRPKFIYYATYLSEKIGYARYITIYRHLEANPEHRFHPIFKWFREWCNDEFSHGEAFALLMKTDPKLTSGRNVYWIKFFLTAVYATMYVRDHQRPAFHKALGVDPDWYAHEVFTKTSELSKQIFPITLDIESPKWQPLLEKLQKANADLDTARKQGGPMGFAKRLSAQARAGKAFVRLMLIPSKSHKVPENVRLEPAY; translated from the coding sequence ATGAACGCCCACACCGGAAAACACACCGCCGACGCCACCACCGTTGAAGAGGGACTCGCGATCGCCGAAGCGCAGGATCGCCAGTACAACGATGAAATGGCGACCGAGACGGCGATGGCCAACACGCTGCTCACGCCGCGTTTCTACACCACCGACTTCGATGAGCTTGACGCCATCGACGTCAGTTCGGTGCGCGCGGACTGGGACAAGCTGATCGACCAGATGGAGGCCGACCCCAACAAGGGCCACTTCAAGAAGAACGAGGACTGGGACCATGTCGACTGGGATGGGATGGACCCTGCCTTGAAGAAGGAATTCATCGACTTCCTGATCTCGAGCTGCACCGCCGAGTTCTCGGGTTGCGTGCTCTACAAGGAAATGAAGCGCCGCGGCAACAACCGCGACATCACGCAGCTTTTCCAACTGATGGCCCGTGACGAGGCCCGGCACGCAGGCTTCATCAACGACGCCCTGCGCGAAGCCGGGTTGCGGGTGAACCTCGGCTTCCTGACGCAGAAGAAGAAATACACCTACTTCCGGCCCAAGTTCATCTACTACGCCACCTATCTTTCGGAAAAGATCGGCTATGCGCGGTACATCACCATCTACCGCCATCTCGAGGCCAACCCCGAGCATCGCTTCCACCCGATCTTCAAATGGTTCCGCGAATGGTGCAACGACGAGTTCAGCCATGGCGAGGCCTTCGCCCTGTTGATGAAGACCGACCCGAAGCTGACGAGCGGCCGAAACGTCTACTGGATCAAGTTTTTCCTGACCGCCGTTTACGCCACGATGTATGTCCGCGACCACCAGCGTCCGGCCTTTCATAAGGCCCTCGGCGTCGATCCCGACTGGTACGCGCACGAGGTCTTCACCAAGACGTCGGAACTCAGCAAGCAGATCTTCCCGATCACGCTGGATATCGAAAGCCCGAAATGGCAGCCGCTGCTGGAAAAGCTGCAAAAGGCCAATGCCGATCTCGACACCGCGCGCAAGCAGGGTGGCCCGATGGGGTTCGCCAAGCGTCTGTCGGCACAGGCCCGCGCGGGCAAGGCCTTCGTGCGGCTGATGCTGATCCCGTCGAAGTCGCACAAGGTGCCGGAAAACGTGCGGCTGGAGCCGGCCTACTGA
- the puhE gene encoding putative photosynthetic complex assembly protein PuhE codes for MLTSPWIAALMALFLWWFSTGAILMVVRHADRAGGNARTICLLSSLPLLALGLWGFHATLAMDSTLAVYGAFLAALAVWGWVELTFLTGMITGPNLRACPDGLPEWERFLRAWGTVAYHETLLTLIFVAMWLHAAGSVNTFGLWTFTILYFARISAKLNLYFGVPRINTEFLPEALGHLASHFRIQRLNWVFPISVSALTFAVVCWLERLHAAQTSAEIAGFALLAALAGLALLEHWLMVLPLPDAKLWRWMLPAPKTQNDKTARPEESHGF; via the coding sequence ATGCTGACCTCGCCCTGGATCGCGGCGCTCATGGCGCTTTTCCTCTGGTGGTTCTCCACCGGGGCGATCCTGATGGTGGTGCGCCATGCCGACCGTGCGGGCGGAAACGCCCGCACGATCTGTTTGCTGTCGTCCCTGCCCTTGCTGGCTCTTGGGCTATGGGGCTTCCATGCAACCTTGGCGATGGACTCGACCCTTGCCGTCTACGGCGCGTTCCTCGCGGCGCTGGCGGTCTGGGGCTGGGTGGAACTGACCTTCCTGACCGGCATGATCACCGGCCCGAACCTGCGCGCCTGTCCCGACGGCCTGCCGGAATGGGAGCGTTTCCTCCGCGCCTGGGGCACCGTGGCCTATCACGAAACCCTGCTGACGCTGATCTTCGTCGCGATGTGGCTGCACGCGGCCGGGTCGGTGAATACCTTTGGGCTCTGGACGTTCACGATCCTCTATTTCGCGCGCATCTCGGCCAAGCTGAACCTCTATTTCGGCGTGCCGCGCATCAATACCGAGTTCCTGCCCGAGGCGCTTGGCCACCTCGCCAGCCATTTCCGCATCCAGCGGCTGAACTGGGTCTTCCCGATATCGGTGTCGGCACTGACCTTCGCCGTTGTTTGCTGGCTGGAACGGCTCCATGCGGCGCAGACCAGCGCGGAAATCGCGGGATTCGCACTGCTGGCCGCCCTTGCGGGCCTCGCCCTGCTCGAACATTGGCTGATGGTTCTGCCATTGCCCGATGCCAAGCTCTGGCGCTGGATGCTTCCCGCGCCCAAAACCCAAAACGACAAAACTGCAAGACCGGAGGAATCCCATGGATTTTGA